A stretch of the Calditrichota bacterium genome encodes the following:
- a CDS encoding T9SS type A sorting domain-containing protein, whose translation MAQLTLLVALLMAGFGSSAFSQPNVDIRQVSRVPLLNVGRALSSALRDSILYVATFDAYHLIDVSDPSTPVALTSILPGGESVQVAGNLALFSNFNLYDVTNPRNPTYIRSIGRAVSYHPYLFTGNRVYIGEDERLAIYAFDENYERELIGSIPGYFESICVSDNGILIAQASNSDLTRFYDISDIENIVLADIIHIVGWSLQTLGNDYWLVRSESEYSDFRFFYCFDQSNPRDVRLSARILAPFGTYNFVVRDTLIYAVSGDGNLHAIGISDPGRENRLSSVQLPIWGGRPALTVGDDLAAVSNQTGVFLIDVSDPRRMELRSRINKSGRGLDIVKTGEILIVLNAPFLHTIGIEDPLNPTEPHFCNLGGRGDGFVGLASDADGNVFVVRASTPDIRFRHLYSIRFDDPQTYEILDSLALPNEASRIRIDNGIAYITAKYSVAVCDVREPDNLRLVSEQDTRFGNSSNILFQPRGGIGFLAETYGYAVYDISNPDDFRMIGMNFENARYSGINSFTYLVPLLLVGRGPSAYWPGIYCLDITDVENMVHIGGVSGPVHQIAPAGNRIVATAEDTSGVRVFHVTEEGQLWQTGRYNTPGRAEAILADGNLLYVADRYSVEILDISDAQRVPQDDQSTIPSLWEVSAAYPNPFNGTTAVTITLAKPSLVRMRMLDVSGKSVMKLCDGALSDGSHQITIPAKGLSTGVYFIESRVDGAKHLQSVVLMR comes from the coding sequence ATGGCGCAACTAACTCTACTCGTCGCGCTCTTGATGGCGGGGTTTGGCTCGTCCGCCTTCTCGCAACCGAATGTGGACATCCGGCAGGTGTCGCGGGTGCCGCTGCTGAATGTTGGACGGGCGTTGTCGAGTGCCCTGAGGGACAGCATACTCTATGTTGCCACATTCGATGCTTATCATCTGATCGACGTTAGCGACCCATCAACACCGGTGGCGCTGACTTCAATTCTACCGGGCGGGGAAAGTGTGCAAGTAGCAGGCAATCTTGCCCTGTTTAGTAACTTCAATCTCTATGACGTTACAAATCCTCGCAATCCAACTTATATTCGTTCTATTGGAAGGGCAGTGTCTTACCATCCATACTTATTCACGGGAAATAGGGTGTATATCGGAGAAGATGAGCGCCTGGCGATTTATGCCTTCGATGAAAACTATGAACGTGAACTCATTGGCAGTATTCCAGGCTATTTTGAGTCGATTTGTGTGTCTGACAATGGGATTTTGATTGCTCAAGCTTCCAATAGTGATTTGACCAGGTTCTATGATATTTCCGATATTGAGAATATAGTTCTTGCGGATATAATTCATATAGTTGGGTGGTCGTTGCAGACATTAGGAAACGATTATTGGTTAGTAAGGTCTGAATCGGAATACTCAGACTTCAGATTCTTCTATTGCTTTGATCAAAGCAATCCCCGTGATGTAAGGCTCTCGGCGAGGATTCTGGCACCTTTTGGAACTTATAACTTTGTTGTCAGGGACACCCTAATATATGCAGTTTCCGGAGATGGCAATCTTCATGCTATCGGTATTTCGGACCCGGGACGTGAAAACCGACTTTCTTCAGTGCAATTGCCCATCTGGGGTGGACGTCCCGCTTTGACTGTTGGTGACGACCTCGCGGCCGTTAGCAATCAGACAGGGGTCTTTCTCATCGACGTTTCCGATCCCCGGAGAATGGAATTGCGTAGTCGCATTAATAAATCTGGCAGAGGATTAGATATTGTCAAGACAGGCGAGATCTTAATTGTTCTCAACGCACCGTTCCTTCACACAATTGGCATAGAGGATCCGTTGAATCCAACAGAACCGCACTTTTGTAACTTAGGCGGGCGTGGCGATGGTTTTGTTGGATTGGCTTCGGATGCAGATGGGAATGTGTTTGTCGTAAGGGCAAGCACTCCAGATATCCGCTTCAGGCATTTATATTCAATTCGTTTTGATGACCCTCAGACCTATGAAATCCTCGATTCGCTCGCATTGCCGAATGAAGCGTCGCGCATCCGGATCGATAATGGAATTGCTTATATAACAGCAAAGTATAGCGTTGCAGTTTGCGACGTTCGGGAGCCTGACAATCTTCGCCTTGTTTCCGAGCAGGATACTCGCTTCGGCAATTCGTCAAACATCCTGTTTCAACCCCGGGGTGGGATTGGATTTCTTGCCGAGACTTACGGATATGCGGTCTATGACATATCAAACCCAGATGATTTCCGGATGATTGGAATGAATTTCGAGAATGCGCGCTATAGTGGTATCAATAGTTTCACATACCTTGTGCCGCTACTTTTGGTAGGGCGAGGACCAAGTGCTTACTGGCCCGGAATATACTGTTTAGACATTACAGATGTTGAGAACATGGTTCATATTGGCGGAGTGAGTGGGCCAGTTCACCAAATTGCTCCCGCAGGCAACCGAATTGTTGCAACGGCGGAGGATACCTCGGGAGTTCGGGTGTTTCATGTTACAGAGGAGGGGCAATTATGGCAGACGGGACGTTACAACACACCGGGCAGAGCGGAAGCCATTCTAGCAGATGGCAACTTGCTCTACGTTGCCGACCGGTATTCGGTGGAGATACTGGACATTTCCGATGCGCAAAGAGTGCCGCAAGATGATCAATCCACCATCCCTTCGTTATGGGAGGTTTCTGCAGCATACCCGAATCCCTTTAATGGCACAACAGCGGTGACTATAACGCTTGCGAAGCCGTCCCTTGTCAGAATGAGAATGCTGGATGTTTCCGGCAAGTCGGTCATGAAATTGTGTGATGGTGCGCTTTCCGACGGTTCTCACCAGATAACGATACCGGCCAAAGGTCTATCCACTGGTGTCTATTTCATTGAGAGCCGCGTCGACGGGGCGAAGCATCTCCAGTCAGTGGTCTTGATGAGGTAG
- a CDS encoding T9SS type A sorting domain-containing protein produces MKICAALLIAVSALAQMLPVEEVWRIDFDEPVACLGTVWSEEGTVNVMVGLDDRVVRIRDGEIVWASEPREGRVIDVIAADFGLGEGCEPVVLLHVRRDRDNARDDILRYGNWEVEATSVRTIARFYIDRFGAGGGGGIAERIFAPARIDPDQTESLVVLVSTYRLDLLQGGEFTEQLSGFAGRYGLRSAQWINAVAIGSPRGVAIGDDAVSVRRMMVVAGSESYHSTSGGVPEDRRELRLAAIDNWVGAHRLRRDEANGPEQMPFAALAATGTYAEPGIIFGPREGVLEIFAADSLRRLNARLMPVAQADFVIPMTNNDGDRRERLLLAVSRDGLAAPYSLEANRFTAMVYQHERDIVGLTIDDYDGDGESEIITLTEQSLIFARLGVLAAPKAAQPSLPPTQPTLTYFPNPFNDALSIVYHLPGAGLWSLRLSDLKGTEVACIKGGWLPAGDGRGMLNVGGLPAGNYILTLTGPDALAAGMVTIVK; encoded by the coding sequence GTGAAAATATGTGCGGCGCTCCTGATTGCGGTGTCGGCTCTGGCGCAGATGCTGCCGGTCGAGGAGGTCTGGCGGATCGACTTCGACGAGCCGGTTGCGTGCCTCGGGACGGTCTGGTCCGAGGAAGGCACGGTCAACGTTATGGTCGGACTGGATGACCGGGTGGTTCGCATTCGGGACGGGGAGATAGTCTGGGCAAGCGAGCCGCGAGAAGGGCGCGTGATCGATGTGATCGCAGCCGATTTTGGCTTGGGGGAGGGCTGCGAGCCGGTGGTATTGCTCCACGTTCGGCGGGATAGAGACAACGCCCGCGACGACATCCTGCGCTACGGCAACTGGGAAGTCGAAGCGACCTCGGTCCGGACGATAGCGCGTTTCTACATCGACCGCTTCGGTGCCGGCGGTGGGGGGGGCATTGCAGAGCGCATCTTTGCGCCGGCGCGCATCGACCCCGATCAGACCGAGAGTCTGGTCGTCCTCGTCTCGACCTACCGCCTCGATCTGCTGCAAGGTGGCGAATTCACCGAGCAATTATCGGGCTTTGCAGGACGATACGGTCTGCGCAGCGCGCAGTGGATCAACGCCGTTGCGATCGGATCGCCGAGGGGGGTGGCTATAGGCGACGACGCGGTCAGCGTCCGGCGGATGATGGTGGTCGCCGGCTCGGAGTCTTATCACAGCACGAGCGGAGGAGTGCCTGAAGATCGCCGTGAACTAAGACTCGCAGCGATCGACAACTGGGTGGGAGCGCATCGTCTCCGGCGCGACGAGGCTAACGGTCCGGAGCAAATGCCCTTTGCAGCGCTGGCAGCGACCGGCACTTATGCTGAGCCGGGGATCATCTTCGGTCCCCGGGAGGGAGTTCTTGAGATCTTTGCTGCCGATAGTCTGCGTCGGTTAAATGCCCGGTTGATGCCAGTGGCCCAGGCGGACTTCGTCATCCCCATGACGAATAATGATGGCGACCGCCGGGAGCGACTACTTCTTGCGGTATCGCGGGACGGCCTGGCAGCGCCTTATTCCCTGGAAGCCAACCGGTTCACGGCGATGGTCTATCAGCATGAACGCGACATCGTCGGACTTACGATCGACGACTATGACGGTGACGGCGAAAGCGAAATCATAACCCTCACCGAACAGAGTCTTATCTTTGCCCGGCTCGGCGTATTGGCGGCGCCGAAAGCAGCGCAGCCTTCACTCCCTCCCACACAACCTACACTTACCTACTTTCCGAATCCCTTCAATGACGCACTTTCTATTGTTTATCACTTGCCTGGGGCAGGGTTATGGTCGCTTAGGCTGAGCGATCTGAAGGGCACGGAAGTTGCTTGTATCAAAGGTGGTTGGCTGCCCGCCGGTGACGGGCGGGGGATGCTTAACGTCGGCGGGCTTCCCGCAGGCAATTACATTCTAACCCTGACCGGACCGGACGCACTCGCCGCAGGGATGGTGACCATAGTTAAATGA
- a CDS encoding FAD-dependent oxidoreductase translates to MSQQPILFKSWRDLPVMAASLGNTSVNKTGAWRNVEPHHVEQTPPCTWRCPAGNDVVGFVTLVGAGQFEEAWRVLAATSPFPGTCGRVCPHPCEVECNRGEMGGKINIHAIERFLGDRFRERPPALKRAPASGRSVAVIGSGPAGLSAAYHLALMGHGVTVFEAQPVAGGMMRVGIPDFRLPPEVLEAEITRIASLGVEIRTGVRIGSDLPFSDLMAKFDAVFAATGLTVSRPLGAKGEDRGGVLSGTEVLRRVNLGLDPETGSRVLVVGGGNTAIDVARSLLRMGRDVRLQYRRTRDEMPAIAEEIEELLAEGIEIDFLAAPVETWREDGCLVGAWSIRMALGEPDASGRRSPKPIPGSEFAVPCDTIVTAIGETADLAYLPDDILAKTSWNIPADELGRTPVDKLFAGGDAADGAGTVTAAIGFGRRAANGIDEYLRHGAAGVDKAMESDTADATTPSLRSRESKVIRFADLNPAYFEFRPREEPDSLPVSERTQSFDEVWGGFDEAAAMQEAGRCFSCGSCPACDNCYVFCPDVAVHRAFGENARPAPYDLMPGVLYWVDYDYCKGCGICAAECPRGCIVMRPVK, encoded by the coding sequence ATGTCTCAACAACCGATACTCTTCAAGTCGTGGCGCGACCTGCCGGTGATGGCGGCGTCGCTGGGCAATACCAGCGTCAATAAGACCGGCGCCTGGCGCAATGTCGAGCCGCATCATGTCGAGCAGACGCCGCCCTGCACCTGGCGGTGTCCGGCCGGCAACGACGTGGTTGGATTCGTGACGCTCGTCGGGGCGGGGCAGTTCGAAGAAGCCTGGCGGGTGCTGGCGGCAACATCGCCCTTTCCGGGGACGTGCGGGCGGGTCTGCCCGCATCCGTGTGAGGTGGAGTGTAATCGCGGTGAGATGGGGGGCAAGATCAACATCCACGCGATTGAGCGGTTCCTTGGCGACCGGTTTCGCGAGCGGCCTCCGGCACTCAAGCGGGCGCCGGCGAGCGGGCGTAGTGTCGCCGTGATCGGGTCCGGTCCGGCAGGTCTTTCGGCGGCGTATCATCTGGCGTTGATGGGGCATGGCGTTACCGTTTTCGAAGCGCAACCGGTTGCCGGCGGGATGATGCGGGTCGGGATACCCGATTTTCGGCTTCCGCCTGAGGTGCTCGAGGCGGAAATTACCCGCATCGCTTCATTGGGAGTCGAGATCCGTACTGGGGTCCGGATCGGGAGCGACCTGCCCTTTTCCGATCTGATGGCGAAGTTCGATGCGGTCTTCGCGGCGACAGGACTCACCGTCAGCCGGCCGCTGGGAGCCAAGGGCGAAGATCGGGGTGGAGTGCTGTCGGGGACCGAAGTGCTGCGCCGGGTCAACCTTGGACTCGACCCGGAGACTGGCAGTCGGGTGTTGGTCGTCGGAGGCGGCAACACGGCCATCGACGTCGCGCGGTCGCTTCTTCGGATGGGTCGCGACGTCCGCCTCCAGTATCGCCGGACGCGGGACGAAATGCCGGCCATTGCCGAGGAGATCGAGGAACTTCTTGCCGAAGGGATCGAGATCGACTTCCTCGCAGCGCCGGTAGAGACCTGGCGGGAGGATGGGTGCCTGGTCGGAGCCTGGTCTATCCGGATGGCGCTTGGCGAACCCGACGCGTCGGGGCGGCGCAGTCCGAAGCCGATCCCCGGCAGCGAGTTCGCAGTGCCGTGCGACACCATCGTTACGGCCATCGGCGAGACCGCCGACCTGGCTTACCTTCCCGACGACATTCTTGCAAAGACATCCTGGAACATCCCGGCGGACGAGTTGGGCCGGACGCCGGTGGATAAGTTGTTTGCTGGCGGCGATGCGGCGGATGGCGCCGGGACCGTTACGGCCGCGATTGGATTCGGACGGCGGGCCGCTAATGGGATCGATGAGTATTTAAGGCACGGTGCGGCGGGTGTTGATAAGGCGATGGAATCGGATACTGCGGATGCTACTACCCCCTCGCTGCGTAGTCGCGAGTCGAAGGTGATCCGGTTCGCGGATCTCAATCCAGCCTACTTCGAGTTCCGCCCGCGTGAAGAGCCGGACAGCCTGCCGGTGAGTGAAAGGACGCAATCATTCGACGAAGTGTGGGGCGGATTCGACGAAGCGGCGGCTATGCAAGAGGCGGGAAGATGCTTCAGTTGCGGTTCCTGCCCGGCGTGCGACAACTGCTACGTCTTCTGCCCCGACGTCGCGGTGCACCGGGCGTTCGGGGAGAACGCGCGGCCGGCTCCCTACGACCTGATGCCGGGGGTGCTCTACTGGGTGGACTATGACTACTGTAAGGGCTGCGGTATCTGCGCGGCGGAGTGTCCGCGGGGGTGCATCGTGATGCGGCCGGTGAAGTGA
- a CDS encoding rubrerythrin codes for MPAFKDLSQSEILALAISLEEEDGRILEALADAIEAAYPQQADEFRRMRAEEDDHRHRLLDIYRARFGEHIPLIRRQDVKGFVARKPVWLMKPLTLARAKREVESMEVETRRFYEAAIRRTTDAGIRQLLGDLAEEERRHAGLAQQISRMEVTLDEKAASHRLFVLQVIQPGLAGLMDGSVSTLAPLFAAAYATMNSWETFLVGMAASIGAGISMGFAEALSDDGSMTGRGAPWIRGVICGLMTTIGGIGHTLPFLIPDVHLATTVAVAVVVVELGVIAWVRKKYMETPLGSAIVQVVIGGALVFAAGVLIGGA; via the coding sequence ATGCCGGCGTTCAAAGATCTCTCCCAGTCTGAAATCCTCGCCCTCGCCATCAGCCTCGAAGAGGAGGATGGCCGCATCCTCGAAGCGCTTGCCGATGCTATCGAAGCCGCCTACCCACAGCAGGCGGACGAGTTCCGCCGCATGCGCGCTGAGGAAGACGACCACCGCCATCGGCTGCTCGACATCTATCGCGCGAGATTCGGCGAGCACATTCCACTGATCCGGCGGCAGGACGTCAAGGGCTTCGTAGCGCGAAAGCCGGTCTGGCTGATGAAGCCGCTCACGCTGGCCAGGGCCAAGCGTGAAGTAGAGTCGATGGAAGTTGAGACGCGACGATTCTACGAAGCCGCTATCCGGCGCACCACCGACGCGGGCATCCGGCAACTCCTGGGCGACCTCGCTGAAGAGGAGCGACGTCACGCCGGGTTGGCTCAGCAGATCAGCCGGATGGAGGTCACACTGGACGAGAAGGCCGCATCGCACCGGCTCTTCGTTCTCCAGGTGATCCAGCCCGGACTTGCCGGACTAATGGATGGAAGCGTTTCGACGCTGGCGCCGCTCTTTGCCGCTGCCTACGCTACGATGAACAGTTGGGAGACATTTCTCGTAGGGATGGCAGCCTCCATTGGAGCCGGGATATCGATGGGCTTTGCTGAAGCCCTCTCGGACGACGGTTCGATGACCGGCCGCGGCGCGCCCTGGATACGGGGCGTCATCTGCGGATTAATGACCACCATCGGCGGGATAGGACATACCCTGCCGTTCCTGATTCCCGACGTCCATTTGGCGACGACCGTGGCGGTCGCAGTGGTGGTCGTCGAGTTAGGGGTCATTGCGTGGGTGCGCAAGAAATATATGGAGACACCGCTCGGATCGGCTATCGTCCAGGTGGTGATCGGCGGGGCATTGGTCTTTGCCGCCGGGGTGCTGATCGGTGGCGCATGA